The genomic interval TACGCCGGCCTCGTCGACAAGTACCCGATCATCACGATCGAGGACGGCCTCGACCAGAACGACTGGGAAGGCTGGGCGATGATCACCAGGAAGCTCGGCAAGAAGATCCAGCTCGTCGGCGACGACCTCTTCGTCACCAACACCGAGCGCCTCGCCCGCGGCATCAAGGAAGGGATCGCCAACTCGATCCTGATCAAGGTCAACCAGATCGGCTCGCTCACCGAGACCTTCAACGCCATCGAGATGGCGAAGCGGGCCGGCTACACCGCCGTCGTGAGCCACCGCTCCGGCGAGACCGAAGACTCCACGATCGCCGACATCTCGGTCGCGACCAACGCCGGCCAGATCAAGACCGGATCGCTCTCCCGCACCGACCGGATCGCGAAGTACAACCAGCTCCTCCGGATCGAGGAGGAACTGGGCGAGATCGCCGAGTACCAGGGGATGAAGTCGTTCTACAGCGTCAAGAAGTGAATCGCATCAAATCAAAAAGCTTTTGGGTCTTCCCAAAGGCTTTTTTTATGGTATAATATCATAGGTATATTAGCCGCTGATTCCGGAACGTTCTTCCGGCAGCATACGGAGGGATTCTTCATGGGATTTCTGGATTGGCTGTTGCTTGTCGTATCGGTGCTCCTGATCGCCCTGGTGATGATCCAGGAGTCGAAGGACGATGTCAAGAATACGTTTTCCGGGGAGAAGTCCGAGCTCTTCAAGAACCAGAAGCAGCGCGGGCCGGAACTCTTCCTGACGCGCCTCACCGTCGGCATGTCCGTGGTGTTCGCGGTCGTCACGATTCTCGCCATCATCCTCTAGGACACGACGAAGTGTCCTTTTTTTTACCCCCTTCGGTGAAATTCCGCGGTCTTGAAAGGAGGCGGTGACATGGCTTACGACATCATGAAGATCATCGAAGGCGAACGCTACGTGCCCGCCGACTTCGAAGGCCTCGCGGCCCTTTTCGGCGTCAGATCCGAAGTGGACCGCCAGATCCTCCGGACGACCCTCGAAGACCTCGAGCGCCGCGGCGTGATCGCGAAGAACCGTCGCGAGCGCTACGACACCGTCGAGCGCCTCGGCCTCGTCAGGGGCGCGATCGATCTGAAGCGCCAAGGCTACGGCTTCGTCCGGCCCGAAGGCACCGAGGGCCCCGACGTCTTCATCCCGCGCGGAAACGTCGAGGACGCGATGGACAAGGACCGCGTGCTCGTCCGGATCACCCGCCGGTCCGACGACGGCCGCCTCGAGGGCGCCGTCCTCCGGATCCTCGAGCGGGGGCTCAAAGTCGTCGTCGGCGAGTACTTCCAGGGCGCCGTCTTCCCCAAGAACCCGATCGGCGAGTACCTCTTCAAGGTCCGCCCGCAGTTCCGCCAGAACCTGAAGGACCATACCGTCGTGAAGGCGGAGATCCTCCGCTATTCCGCAAGCAGGATCCTCGACGTCAAGCCGATCGAGATCATCGGCCATCCGACCGATCCAGGCATCGAGATCCTCACGATCGTGGCCGAGCACGGCCTCACGGTCGAATTCCCCGACGAGGTCCAGGCCGAAGTCGCGAAGATTCCCGCGACCGTCCAACCGGCCGAGCGCGCAGGCCGTCGCGACCTCACCGACCGTCTGATCTTCACGATCGACGGCGAGGACACGAAGGACATCGACGACGCCGTCGAGCTCGAGATCCTTTCGGACGGAAACTACCGGCTCG from Candidatus Izemoplasmatales bacterium carries:
- the eno gene encoding phosphopyruvate hydratase (catalyzes the formation of phosphoenolpyruvate from 2-phospho-D-glycerate in glycolysis) gives rise to the protein YAGLVDKYPIITIEDGLDQNDWEGWAMITRKLGKKIQLVGDDLFVTNTERLARGIKEGIANSILIKVNQIGSLTETFNAIEMAKRAGYTAVVSHRSGETEDSTIADISVATNAGQIKTGSLSRTDRIAKYNQLLRIEEELGEIAEYQGMKSFYSVKK
- the secG gene encoding preprotein translocase subunit SecG: MGFLDWLLLVVSVLLIALVMIQESKDDVKNTFSGEKSELFKNQKQRGPELFLTRLTVGMSVVFAVVTILAIIL